Proteins encoded together in one Jaculus jaculus isolate mJacJac1 chromosome 7, mJacJac1.mat.Y.cur, whole genome shotgun sequence window:
- the LOC101614713 gene encoding chromosome-associated kinesin KIF4A-like, translating to MKDEARGIPVRVALRCRPLVPREIGEGCQMCLSFVPGKPQVVVGTDKSFTYDFVFDPSTEQEEIFNTAVAPLIKSLFKGYNATILAYGQTGSGKTYSMGGAYTAEQEDEPTVGIIPRVIRLLFKEIDKKNDSEFTLKVSYLEIYKEEILDLLCSPREKASHINIREDPKAGVKIVGLTERTVFLASDTVSCLEQGNSSRTVASTAMNSQSSRSHAIFTIFIEQRKKTDKSSSFHSKLCLVDLAGSERQKKSKAEGDRLKEGININRGLLCLGNVISALGDDRKNSFVPYRDSKLTRLLQDSLGGNSHTLMIACVSPADSSLEETLNTLRYADRARKIKNKPVINIDPQTAELNHLKQQVQQLQVLLLQAHGGVLPGSTHVDPAESLQSLMEKSRCLVEENEKLSRGLSEAAGQTAQMLERIILMEQVNEKMNSKLEELRQHAACKLDLQKLLETLEDQELKEKIQTFHSLQQMIAQLSDENIPCLAVATDSMVEPEAQVETEAETSRSSDTFSMRHALRQAQLSKELTELNKALTLKETLARKITRNDRQLQPIQLHYEDNIKHLESEVNSLQQEREGLLFGLQTAKEDVDQAKLSELRRKRLRELEGQMADLKKKLDEQSRLLRLKESTEHTVSKLNLEIRAMKTQRVQLMRQMKEDAERFRQWRQRKDKEVIQLREQDRKRQYELLKLERNFQKQSSVLRRKTEEAAAANKRLKDALQKQREAAEKRKEVQSKGTDGSAARVKNWLGNEIEVLVSTEEAKRHLNDLLEDRKILALDVAQLKERKESGENPPPKLRRRTFSQAEGCGHSSESEGSITKQIQSLETEMELRSAQIADLQQKIVDAESEDGSKRRWENNASLPEAKCALKYLIGEVVSSKIQVSKLESNLKQSQACYANMQKMLFEERSHLAEVETEFQAELVRVEQKHQEKVLCLLSQLQLSQMVERWVEKPESGTEPRPPSPLHCPDEQLKRMQGLCEQNQQLLQENKTIKQKLTLLQVATREKFHPPKNVFPPLDSPFEYVPPKPRPPRVKEKILEQSINIDDLKYPSENSMDEGGDDGDDEEWRPTKLVKVSRKTTQGCSCKGWCGNKQCGCRKQRSDCSRTCSCDPTKCRNRQQDQDSLATLEWTQDSEGSFRLEDPTEVTPGLSFFKPVCATPSSKILKGMCEMDQAPLRKTDLPEMKDRTTGSQDHEAPGKKKKRVLASNTSLYSGCSPIEEETH from the coding sequence ATGAAGGACGAGGCGAGGGGTATTCCTGTAAGAGTGGCACTGCGTTGTCGCCCCCTGGTCCCTAGAGAGATAGGCGAAGGTTGCCAGATGTGCCTGTCCTTTGTGCCCGGGAAGCCGCAGGTGGTGGTTGGCACTGATAAATCCTTCACCTACGATTTCGTCTTTGACCCCTCCACTGAGCAGGAAGAGATCTTTAACACAGCGGTAGCGCCGCTCATAAAAAGCCTATTTAAAGGTTACAATGCTACCATCCTGGCCTATGGGCAGACTGGCTCCGGTAAGACCTATTCCATGGGAGGGGCGTACACCGCAGAGCAAGAGGATGAACCCACTGTTGGCATCATTCCGAGGGTAATACGACTCCTCTTCAAAGAGATCGATAAGAAGAACGACTCTGAATTCACCTTGAAAGTGTCTTACTTGGAGATTTACAAGGAAGAAATTTTGGATCTTCTGTGCTCACCGCGTGagaaagcctctcacataaacatCCGGGAGGATCCCAAGGCAGGCGTCAAGATTGTGGGACTCACGGAGAGGACGGTTTTCCTGGCCTCGGACACGGTTTCCTGCTTGGAGCAGGGAAACAGCTCTAGGACCGTGGCCTCCACAGCTATGAACTCCCAGTCGTCCCGCTCTCATGCCATCTTCACCATCTTCATAgagcaaaggaagaaaacagacaaGAGCAGCAGCTTTCACTCGAAGCTGTGCCTCGTAGACCTTGCTGGgtcagaaagacagaagaaaagcaaGGCTGAAGGGGACCGTCTCAAAGAGGGTATTAACATTAACCGAGGTCTCCTCTGCTTGGGAAATGTCATCAGCGCTCTCGGGGACGACAGGAAGAACAGCTTTGTGCCCTACAGAGATTCCAAGTTGACTCGACTGCTCCAAGATTCTCTAGGGGGCAACAGCCACACACTCATGATAGCCTGCGTGAGTCCTGCTGACTCCAGCCTTGAGGAGACATTAAACACCCTCCGCTATGCTGACAGAGCAAGGAAAATCAAGAACAAGCCGGTTATCAATATCGATCCCCAGACAGCTGAACTCAATCATCTTAAGCAACAGGTACAACAGCTCCAGGTCTTGTTGCTCCAGGCCCACGGAGGGGTTCTGCCCGGATCTACACACGTAGACCCGGCAGAGAGCCTACAGTCCCTGATGGAGAAGAGTCGGTGCCTGGTAGAGGAGAATGAAAAGTTGAGTCGTGGTCTGAGTGAGGCAGCCGGTCAGACAGCCCAGATGTTGGAGAGAATCATTTTGATGGAGCAAGTGAAtgaaaaaatgaactccaaactagAAGAGCTCAGGCAGCATGCAGCCTGCAAACTGGATCTTCAAAAGCTTCTGGAGACATTGGAAGATCAGGAATTAAAGGAAAAGATACAGACATTCCATAGCCTGCAACAGATGATCGCTCAGCTATCTGATGAAAACATTCCTTGTCTGGCTGTAGCCACTGATTCTATGGTGGAGCCAGAAGCTCaagtggaaactgaggcagagaccAGCAGGTCTTCCGACACTTTCAGCATGCGACATGCCCTGCGTCAGGCTCAGCTGTCCAAAGAGCTCACTGAGTTGAATAAAGCCCTCACACTGAAAGAGACCCTTGCTAGGAAGATAACTCGAAATGACAGACAACTACAGCCCATCCAGCTCCATTATGAGGATAACATTAAACATCTAGAGTCAGAAGTCAACAGTCTGCAGCAAGAAAGGGAAGGATTGCTTTTTGGCCTTCAGACAGCAAAGGAGGATGTCGACCAGGCCAAACTGAGTGAGCTCCGCCGCAAACGTCTCCGGGAGCTGGAGGGCCAGATGGCAGATCTGAAGAAGAAACTCGATGAGCAGTCCAGGCTTCTGAGACTGAAGGAGTCCACGGAACACACGGTCTCCAAGCTGAACCTGGAGATCCGGGCGATGAAAACCCAGCGAGTACAGTTAATGCGTCAGATGAAGGAGGATGCCGAGAGGTTTAGACAGTGGAGGCAGCGAAAAGACAAAGAAGTGATTCAGCTCAGAGAACAAGACCGTAAGAGGCAATATGAGCTGCTCAAACTCGAAAGGAACTTCCAAAAACAGTCCAGTGTGCTGAGACGAAAGACGGAGGAGGCTGCTGCTGCCAACAAGCGCCTGAAGGATGCTCTCCAAAAGCAACGGGAGGCtgcagaaaaaaggaaagaggttcAGAGCAAGggaacagatggctcagcagctcgAGTAAAGAACTGGCTTGGGAATGAAATCGAGGTGCTGGTCAGTACTGAGGAAGCCAAGCGCCATCTGAATGACCTCCTTGAAGATAGAAAGATCCTCGCCCTGGATGTGGCTCaactcaaagaaagaaaggaatctgGGGAGAACCCACCTCCCAAACTCCGGAGGCGCACTTTCTCCCAAGCTGAAGGGTGTGGGCACAGTTCGGAATCTGAGGGCTCTATTACGAAGCAGATTCAAAGCCTAGAGACAGAAATGGAACTCAGGAGTGCTCAGATCGCTGATCTACAGCAAAAGATTGTGGATGCGGAAAGCGAAGATGGGTCAAAACGACGCTGGGAGAATAATGCTTCGCTCCCAGAAGCCAAATGTGCCCTGAAATATTTAATTGGAGAGGTGGTCTCCTCCAAAATCCAAGTCAGTAAGCTTGAAAGCAACCTGAAACAGAGCCAGGCCTGCTATGCTAACATGCAGAAGATGCTGTTTGAGGAGCGAAGTCATCTTGCTGAGGTGGAGACAGAGTTCCAAGCGGAGCTGGTCAGGGTGGAGCAGAAGCACCAAGAGAAGGTGCTGTGCCTTCTCAGCCAGCTGCAGCTGAGCCAAATGGTGGAGCGGTgggtggagaagccagagagcGGGACAGAGCCCCGGCCGCCGAGCCCACTGCACTGTCCGGATGAGCAGCTTAAAAGAATGCAAGGCCTATGTGAGCAAAACCAGCAGCTGCTCCAAGAGAACAAAACCATCAAACAGAAACTGACTCTCCTCCAAGTAGCCACCAGGGAAAAATTTCATCCTCCCAAAAATGTCTTTCCCCCTCTGGACTCTCCCTTTGAATACGTCCCACCTAAGCCCAGACCTCCCCGAGTTAAAGAAAAGATTCTGGAGCAAAGCATAAACATAGACGATCTCAAGTATCCTTCAGAGAATTCTATGGATGAAGGTGGGGATGACGGGGATGATGAAGAATGGAGACCCACAAAGTTAGTTAAGGTGTCCAGGAAGACCACCCAGGGGTGTTCCTGCAAGGGCTGGTGTGGGAACAAGCAGTGTGGCTGCAGGAAGCAAAGGTCAGACTGCAGCAGGACCTGTAGCTGTGACCCCACAAAGTGTCGGAACCGCCAGCAAGACCAGGACAGCTTGGCTACTCTGGAGTGGACCCAGGATTCTGAAGGCTCCTTCAGGCTGGAGGATCCCACAGAGGTGACCCCAGGATTGAGCTTCTTCAAGCCAGTCTGCGCCACTCCCAGTAGCAAGATCCTGAAGGGGATGTGTGAGATGGATCAGGCACCATTAAGGAAGACTGACCTCCCAGAAATGAAAGACAGAACAACAGGATCCCAAGACCATGAGGCcccagggaagaaaaagaagcGAGTTCTAGCCAGCAACACCAGCTTGTATTCTGGCTGCTCTCCAATTGAGGAAGAGACTCACTGA